Genomic segment of Vibrio natriegens NBRC 15636 = ATCC 14048 = DSM 759:
CAAAGTAAATACCGCCAGTCAGTTCGCGAACCACCACAATGTCAAAACCACGCTCAGAGATATCAGCACGAAGAGGAGAAAATGCCTCTAAGCCGCTGTGAATCTGAGCTGGACGTAGGTTACAGAACAGTTGGAAGTGTTTGCGCAGTGGAAGCAGAGCGCCGCGCTCTGGTTGGTCGTTTGGTGGTAGGTGTTCCCACTTAGGGCCACCTACTGAACCAAATAGAACCGCATCAGACTCTTCACACGCTTTTACCGTTGTTTCAGGAAGTGGGCAGCCATGATTATCAATAGCAATACCGCCGACATCGTGCTCATCACGCTCAAAAGAAAGGCCATGCTTTTTCTCGATTGCATCAAGAACTTTGTGCGCTTGTGCCATCACTTCAGGGCCAATACCGTCACCAGGTAGAACGGCGATTTTGTATGATTTGTCTGTCATGTTAATCCTTTAATATTCTAATTTTTAGCTAAATTTTATATCGAAGTTATTCTGTTGTGTGCTTGGAAGTAACGTTAGCTATTAAACAGTCGCAATTTTCTTTTGCTTGATTTCGGCAATCTTGTCGGCACGGTGAATGCTGTTGATTACGTGCAGTAGAGCCTGACCTGACGCTTCTACGATATCCGTTGAAACACCAGTACCATGGTACTTACGACCTTTGTAGTTAGCGATGATATCAGCTTGGCCTAAACCATCTTCACCTTCACCTTTTGCTGTTAAGTCGAACTTGTCTAGCACGATTTCGTAGCCTGTTACGCGGTAAATACACTGGTATAGCGCATCTACAGGACCATTACCGACTGCTGCTTCACACATTTCTTCATCGCCACATTGCATTTTAATGCTGGTGGTTGCCATCACGCTGCCTGATTGCACGCTCAAGTAGTTCAACTTGTAGAAGTCGTCTTCTTCACGAAGGTTAGAGAAGTGCATTAGCGCTTCCAAGTCGTAATCGAAAACTTGTCCTTTACGGTCTGCTAGCTTCAAGAAGTCAGCGTACAACGCATCTAGGTTGTACTCATCTTCTTTATAACCCATGGTCTCCATGTGGCTCTTCACTGCTGCACGACCGCTACGGCTGGTTAAGTTAAGTGCTTGGTTCTTAAGACCAATCGACTCAGGAGTCATGATCTCGTAGGTATTCTTGTTCTTAAGCATGCCATCTTGGTGAATGCCTGAGGAGTGGCTAAACGCGTTGGCACCGACGATAGCTTTGTTACTCTGGATAGGCATATTACATAGTTGGCTGACTAACTTACTGGTACGGTGGATTTCATCGTGTTTGATGCCAGTGCGAACGCCCATTAGTTCTTCGCGCGTTTTGATGATCATCGCGATTTCTTCAAGAGAGCAGTTACCCGCACGCTCACCGATACCATTAATTGTACCTTCTACCTGACGCGCACCTGCCTGAACAGCGGCAATAGAGTTAGCAACGGACATACCTAAATCATCATGGCAGTGAACCGAAATGATGGCTTTATCGATGTTTGGTACGCGGTTAAATAGCGTTTCAATGATGCCGCCAAACTCACTTGGTACCGTGTAGCCCACAGTATCAGGAATGTTTACGGTTGTCGCACCTGCATTGATTGCAGCTTCAACCATACGGCATAGGTTGTCGATTGGTGTACGACCGGCATCTTCACAAGAAAACTCAACATCATCGGTGTAGTTACGTGCATGTTTGACCGCATTCACCGCCATTTCTAACACATCGTCATAGCTGCGGCGTAGCTTGTCTTCGACGTGAATGGTCGATGTAGCCAAAAATGTATGAATACGGAACTGATCAGCGACTTTCAATGCTTCTGCAGCAGCATCAATGTCTTTCGCAACGGCACGCGAAAGAGCACAAATTCGGCTGTTTTTAATGTTTTTAGCAATGGTTTGTACTGACTCGAAATCACCCGGAGAAGAGATAGGGAAACCTGCTTCGATGACATCAACGCCCAGCCTTTCCAGCGCATAGGCAATTTGCAGTTTTTCTTTAACCGTCAAGCTTGCTGATAACGCTTGCTCGCCATCACGCAAAGTGGTGTCGAATATAATGACTTGATCGTTCATGTTTGCTTCCTTAATGATTTCTGCACTTTCGTGTGAGTTAATCGTTTACTTCCGGTATTTAGGTATAAAAAAACCCGCATTTGCATGCGGGTTCTTAGAACTTGGTGTGGTTATTTTTCTTCCACAGCCTACCCGCGCGAACTGGTCACGATCAGGAGGAGGCTAAGCAGGATAGAAAAATGAGCTGACATAATTGTTAAGCTTTCCACAAAATTAAGTTAACAAATTAGTACCGCACTCCATGAACTACGTCAACCCTAAAGTCGATTTTTTATTCATATCGGATGAGTCGATTGCAAAGAGGAGTATTTCATCCCGTAAAAAGTGAGCTGATAGGGGGTTCCATGATTCAGTCAAACTCTCGATAAAGATCACGGGTTCATTAGGTTGATCATTAAATAGAGGGATCAGGCTTACAAGCTATCCAGACAAGCATTGAATTGTTGGTTGAGAATCGATAGATAGAGTTTATAGTCTATCTCGAAGTGATGATAACACTGCCTATTGCTTAGATTGGTTCGACAAGACAATGAGGCGTCTCTGTGTTCAGTTTCTGAGGTAGTTCTTGAACTAAGTGAAAGTTACAAAGGCAGAGGATTAATGGCTAAAGCAAAACAATTTGGATGTTCAGCACTAGCACTAACATTGATCAGCTTATCAGGTTGTCAGCTGTTTCAATCACAAACAACTCTGATCGTTCCACCTACCGTTACGAATGATCAGGCTCAGGTCGTCGCGATAATTCGTGATCAAATGGATATGTACCTGAGCTACGAAGGCCGAGAGTATTTCTTAAATCAGATGTTGGTTGCGCTGGAGTCTGACAGTCGCAATAGGTTTAAGGGGAAAGACCCAGAAACCTATGCATGGTGGAAGATTCATGTTCAGCCTAACGAATTGCATCAGGCTGAAGTCGTCAGGCCGATGGAAGAGGGCATTGAGGTATACCAGGGATTAGAGTTTATGGATGTACCTTATCGCTCAAAGTCGACATTGCACTTGCGCTCCAAGCCCAGTTCGGATGGAGAAGAACTGAGCTCAGTCAGTAAAGGGGAAGTATTTAATGTTGTCGCTAAAGTCTCCGACCTGCCATGGTATTTGGTTGAGAAACGAGGGGTGATCAAAGGCTATCTCCATCAAGATTATGCGCGGAGTAATGTCGGCGAGCGTGATCTTCTTTCTACACCACCCAATCCTTTACTCGCGTCCGCTAAGGTTGCCGATGATAACTTTGAATATCGGTATGAGCTTCAGGGAAGCTACACTTGCCGGGTACTCAGCTATGAGTTGAGTAAAAATGGTGAGTTTACCACTGGTGCCTTGCGGGCCTGTCGTAAAAAGAGAAAGGTCTGGTATATCGACGCACCGCAAGCCTAACCCCCATCATGTCCCAATACGTCCATAAATGGCACGTAAAAATATTGATTTGTTCGGCTGTCTTGAGGCCGGGTAAATCACTTCTACGTTACGCCTGTCATTAATTGTCCAACTTCCCGTCATGTGGCTGTCACTAAAAACACCTAATTTGCGTACAAGGCGTTGTCAAAGTGAGGGAAGGTCATATGAGAACGATAGAGACAATTACTCAGCCAATAACGGCCATCGCTAAGTTCGACTTAGCACTTTCTAGCGTTTGTTTACAACACCGCTTTAATCAGCAAGTAGCAAATATTAGCAAAGGGATTTCACACAGTGGTGATGGCCATCTTTACTTAGTTCTTGGAGTACTGGCGTGGTACCTGGATAAGGAGCAGGGGTTATGGTTTCTGCTTGCCGGGCTGCTGGCATTTGCCGTCGAACTGCCAATCTATTGGACGCTGAAAAACAGTTTTAAGCGTCGCCGTCCTGAAGAACTGAGCGCTTTATTACCTGCTTTTATTACCCCTTCTGATCGCTACAGTTTACCGTCCGGACATACTGCTGCCGCTTTTGTCATGGCAACACTTATTGATCACTTCTACCCACAGCTGGGATTTGCTGCTTATTTCTGGGCGAGCTTGATCGGCTCTGCGCGTATCTTCCTCGGGGTGCACTTTTTTACGGACATCATCATCGGTGCGCTGTTGGGAAGTTTGTGTGGTGGGCTCGCTATTTCAATGATCGGAGTTTAATTGATGAAAATCCTATACGGTGTGCAAGGCACCGGAAATGGTCATATTGCTCGCGCCAGAGCCATGAGCAAAGCATTTGGAATGCGAGATGTGCAAGTCGATTTTCTGTTTTCTGGTCGTGACCCAAACAAGTACTTTTCAATGGAAGCGTTTGGTGATTATCAAACGCGTCGAGGGCTCACTTTTGTGACCGAAAAAGGATCGGTAAACTACGCAAAAACGGCACTTAACAACAATTTGATTCAGTTTTTTAAAGAAGTGAATCAGTTAGACCTCTCTACTTATGATCTGGTGATTAATGATTTTGAACCTGTGACGGCATGGGCTGCCCGTAAGCAGAACAAGCCATGTATTGGGATCAGTCATCAGAATGCCTTCCGTTATCCTGTTCCGCTTAAAGGCGCAAGTTGGCTGGATAAGTCAGTGATTGAACACTTTGCTCCCTCACAACATCATCTGGGTTTGCACTGGTATCATTTCGATCAGCCCATACTGCCTCCTATCATTCATACATTGGACAGTCAGGAACACTGCGATAATTTCGTGCTGGTTTACTTGCCTTTTGAATCTATTGAGGACATTGCTGATCTATTGTTCCACTTTAATCAGCAGTCATTCATTTGTTATCACCCTGATGTGATAGAAAGTGAAGTGATCGAGAATATCGAGCTGCGTCCACTGTGCCATACCAATTTTCAGCATCACCTACATCGTTGTAGTGGCGTCATCGCCAATGGTGGTTTTGAGCTGCCGTCAGAGGCGCTTTCTCTCGGCAAGAAGTTATTGTTGAAACCATTAGCGGGTCAATTTGAACAGCAAAGTAATGTCGCAACACTTGAAGATTTAGGGCTTGCTTCTTCGATGGACAGCTTAGACATTTCAGCGGTTCGCCATTGGCTGAAAGAGCAACAAGCGGAGAGCGTTAAGTATCCGGATGTGGCTCAGGCGATCGTTCATTGGGTGCTGCAAGGCTCATGGGATTCTCAAGAAGAGTTGTCCAGGCAGTTGTGGGAGCAAGTGGACTTTCCGAGTTACGTCTCTCATATCTAAAAAGCCAGAACCAAGAAATTTTTAATGCAGCAGTGTAATAATTACTGCTGCATTTTTATTCACTTTATGTT
This window contains:
- the leuA gene encoding 2-isopropylmalate synthase, producing MNDQVIIFDTTLRDGEQALSASLTVKEKLQIAYALERLGVDVIEAGFPISSPGDFESVQTIAKNIKNSRICALSRAVAKDIDAAAEALKVADQFRIHTFLATSTIHVEDKLRRSYDDVLEMAVNAVKHARNYTDDVEFSCEDAGRTPIDNLCRMVEAAINAGATTVNIPDTVGYTVPSEFGGIIETLFNRVPNIDKAIISVHCHDDLGMSVANSIAAVQAGARQVEGTINGIGERAGNCSLEEIAMIIKTREELMGVRTGIKHDEIHRTSKLVSQLCNMPIQSNKAIVGANAFSHSSGIHQDGMLKNKNTYEIMTPESIGLKNQALNLTSRSGRAAVKSHMETMGYKEDEYNLDALYADFLKLADRKGQVFDYDLEALMHFSNLREEDDFYKLNYLSVQSGSVMATTSIKMQCGDEEMCEAAVGNGPVDALYQCIYRVTGYEIVLDKFDLTAKGEGEDGLGQADIIANYKGRKYHGTGVSTDIVEASGQALLHVINSIHRADKIAEIKQKKIATV
- a CDS encoding SH3 domain-containing protein; its protein translation is MAKAKQFGCSALALTLISLSGCQLFQSQTTLIVPPTVTNDQAQVVAIIRDQMDMYLSYEGREYFLNQMLVALESDSRNRFKGKDPETYAWWKIHVQPNELHQAEVVRPMEEGIEVYQGLEFMDVPYRSKSTLHLRSKPSSDGEELSSVSKGEVFNVVAKVSDLPWYLVEKRGVIKGYLHQDYARSNVGERDLLSTPPNPLLASAKVADDNFEYRYELQGSYTCRVLSYELSKNGEFTTGALRACRKKRKVWYIDAPQA
- a CDS encoding phosphatase PAP2 family protein produces the protein MRTIETITQPITAIAKFDLALSSVCLQHRFNQQVANISKGISHSGDGHLYLVLGVLAWYLDKEQGLWFLLAGLLAFAVELPIYWTLKNSFKRRRPEELSALLPAFITPSDRYSLPSGHTAAAFVMATLIDHFYPQLGFAAYFWASLIGSARIFLGVHFFTDIIIGALLGSLCGGLAISMIGV
- a CDS encoding MJ1255/VC2487 family glycosyltransferase — translated: MKILYGVQGTGNGHIARARAMSKAFGMRDVQVDFLFSGRDPNKYFSMEAFGDYQTRRGLTFVTEKGSVNYAKTALNNNLIQFFKEVNQLDLSTYDLVINDFEPVTAWAARKQNKPCIGISHQNAFRYPVPLKGASWLDKSVIEHFAPSQHHLGLHWYHFDQPILPPIIHTLDSQEHCDNFVLVYLPFESIEDIADLLFHFNQQSFICYHPDVIESEVIENIELRPLCHTNFQHHLHRCSGVIANGGFELPSEALSLGKKLLLKPLAGQFEQQSNVATLEDLGLASSMDSLDISAVRHWLKEQQAESVKYPDVAQAIVHWVLQGSWDSQEELSRQLWEQVDFPSYVSHI